Part of the Microcebus murinus isolate Inina chromosome 19, M.murinus_Inina_mat1.0, whole genome shotgun sequence genome, CTGGACAGAGAGAAAAGATTTCACTGAACACCGAGAGCATTGAGAAGAgacctctaaaataaaaaaagtttattctaAATTAGCACTGAATAAAGGCATATTCTAGACTCTCTTTAAAAGAGCTTAAAAAACAGGCCTCAAGTTTCAAGCTAATCTTCAAGTAAATTAACTGCCCCATCAGATTAAAAATCAACACTCTTTAAAGGAAGACAATAAAATTCAGCCCTCAATAATACAGCATTCAGTGtctagcataaaataaaaaattaccagacaTGCAAAGCAACAGTTTACCTGGGGTAAACTGTTTACCATGGGGTCCATAATCAGAAGGAAAATCAGTCAATAGAAACAAATGATCCAGAAATGGTATTAATAGACAAGGACTTTAAAACagttattacaaaaataaatacattaagtatttaaaaatataagtatttaaaggaaaatataaacataataaaagaagctatatagaaatgaaaactataagaaccaaatggaaactattgagctgaaataaaaacatgaaatgtaaACACATAACATGTGAAATGAGATTTAACAGCAGATCACACACTACAGAAGAAAAGATCATTGAACTTGAAGGAAGGGCAACAGAAACTGTTCAAACTGAAGCATAGAGGTAGAAAAaggctggaaaaaaagaaataaacagagcCTCATTACCCATTGAACAATATTAAGTAGTCTAAACATGTGTAACTGGAGTcccagaaaaaaaggagaaaataggatagaaaaaaatattaagaaataatgcagcctgatcaagagcaagaccccattctactaaaaataggaagaaattaattggccaactaaaaataaaaaataattaaaaaaagaaataatgatcaTAAGTTTTCTCAGATTTGATGAAAATTCTACTCACATATCCAAGATCAATAAACTCCAAgcaggataaacacaaagaaagccAACTCAAGGTGTATCACAATTAAAAAGCTGAAAACCAATGATAAAGAAAAAcccatgaaagaagccagaaaaaatcaaCACATTACATAAAGAGGAACAATAAAAATGGTTACTAACTTCTCATCAGAGACAAATAAACCAGATGATAATGCAATGACATATTTAAAAGAGGAGTCCAGGGAGATCAGAGGTGGCTAGAATTCTATATTTagtgaaataaaagcattttctaaCAATTGAAAGccaagagaatttgtcaccagtagACCTGTTacacaagaaatgttaaaggatgTTCTTCAGGCTAAAGGAAAATGACACCATATGGAAACTTGGATCTACATAAATGTGAACTAGAAATCTGCACAAACTAAAATGGTAGATATGTGGGTAAACGTCtgcttgtattttaattttaaaagataaaattatttaaaacaaaagtaatagcAATGTATCGTGAAGTTTTATAACATAGGTAGAAGCAAAACATGACAAGAATgcaaaagatgaaaaggaaaataaaaatacaatactgTAATATTCTTACATTATATATAAAGTGGTATATCATTTGAAAGTAGTCTGTGATaaactaaaaatgcataaatgtaaGCTCTAaagcaaccattaaaaaatataacaatgagTTATAGCTAGTAAGCAACTGAAGAAgattaaatactaaaaaaatatgcaattgaaggcaggaagagagggaaaagaaaagaacaaagaacacttGGAACAAATAGCAAGCTAATAGATTTAAACCCAACCACATCAATAATTGCACCAAATGTAAATGGGCTCAGCACATCATTTAATAGGCAGAGATTCTTAGATTGGAGGACCAGCTATACGCTATCCATAAGAAAcatgttttaggccgggcgcggtggctcacgcctgtaatcctagctctctgggaggccgaggcgggcggattgctcaaggtcaggagttcaaaaccagcctgagcaagagcgagaccctgtctctactataaatagaaagaaattaattggccaactgatatatatataaaaaaaaaaaaaattagccgggcatggtggcacatgcctgtagtcccagctactcgggaggctgaggcagaaggatcgcttgagcccaggagtttgaggttgctgtgagctaggctgacgccacggcactcactctagcctgggcaaacaaagcgagactctgtctcaaaaaaaaaaaaaaaaaaaaagaaacatgttttaaatatgatgatacaaatatgttaaaaatacaaggatgaaaaaatatagaCCATGTAAACCCTAATTGTAAGAAAGCtagaataattatattaatttcaagCAATGTAGACTTTAGGGtaaaaaatattatcagagaTTAAAAGGATCAATTTCATGATGATAAGGGATCAATTAAGACAACATATAATCCTAATTGTATATATTTCCAATAACAGAGCTTTAAACTACATGAAGCAGAAACTAACAGAAATGAAaggcaaaaacagacaaatctacAACTGTATTTGGAAATTTGGACAGCCCTCTCTCAAAAAGTGATAGAACAAGTGTAAGggtatagaagacttgaacatcAATCAACACCTTGACCTGAGATATACAAAACACTATACTCACCAATCATGGAATGTACTTTCTTTTCAAGCACACatagaacattcaccaagatataCCACATGCTGTGCCAGAAGCTATTTAAAAGAACGGCAATTGTACAAAGAATGTTCTCTGACCACATGAAATTACAgtagaaatcaatagcaaaaagaaaTCTGGACaatctccaaatatttagaaattaaacatcttacttaaaaatcatctttggatcaaagaagaaatcccaaaaaaattaggaaatatttttcctgagtgataatgaaaacacaacatatcaaacaTTGTAGGAAACAGATAAAGTAGTATGTGCAAGGgagtttatagttttaaatttttataagataaaggtttaaaatcaacaaagttaaattaaaatttaaaaataaaaggtatgttACCAATCACCTGTATTTATAACTACCTACTATAATAGCTTATAGAATCTTAAATTATAAGAGATTTCAGGAGTGTACCTTGTCTAATCCTCAACACGACcagttgttttgattttttttttagacagtctgttgcccgggctagagtgccatggcatcagcctagctcacagcaacctcaaactctgggggcttaagcaatcctcctgcctcagcctcctgaatagctgggactacaggcatgcaccaccatgcctggctaattttttctatatagttttagttggccaattaatttgtttctatttttagtagagacaggatcttgctcttgctcaggctgttctcgaactcctgagctcaaaggatctgcccacctcagcctcccagggtgataggattacaggcgtgagccaccgcgcccggacaaCACGACTagttttgatgtttaaaaaataaccctACTTTgcattcaaatttttcttttctaattaccAGAATATTTTTACAAAGGCTGTAAGGCTTATCTTAAGTTTCTAACCACCCATATGGTAAAAGCccatctttctttcatttttcttttctgagaaaaacctaacaaaaccaaacaaatctgTTTCCCATTCCTTTCATGGACCATCTCCAACTTATGGGTACCTCAGATTCTTCCAATGAAATCTCTTAGCATGATTAGTGAAATGTAGGTTTACACCtcagtttataaaaacaaaaaatccaatcAACATATTCTATTAACTGACAGTACTGTGTTGGTATTTTCCAGACGAGAAAATTCTGGTTCAGAGGGGGGAAGTGAACTGCCTAAGGCTACGTGGTTTTCACAGCTGAAGCTGGACCCTGGGTTGCCTAGAGCTGAGCCCAAGATTCCGTCTACTTGACACCCCAAATCCTCCAACCCAGTTCACCCTTTGGCATGGCATCATTCTACAATCTCTTTTAGAAAGGATACATGCTAGCCCAATTGAAAGTCCACAGACGTTACTGAGGAAAGAGGTCTGCGGAATGAGCCAAGAGGCGCCCAGCAGGAGCCATGGCACCAGGACTGAGGGCACAACCACACCAAACACCAGAGCCCTCCTCATCCGGGAGCGGACAGACGTGACTCCCAGCATGGCAAAAGCCACCGGGGTGAAACCTCTGGCATCCTCCACCTCCCCGAGCTTTGACAGTGATGACACAGCCTCAAACGACAGGAAGATGATAGCAGAGCAGATGGCGAAGATCAAGGTGAAGAAGCAGTGGCGGACGGTGCCCACAGTTCTTTCAAAATTGCCAGCGAAGCGCCAGATGATGATGGCACCACAGAGCAGGGAGATCGGATTCTCATAGACAAAGATGTAGGTCACTAGCCTGTAAACTGAAGAGGGAGCTTGGTTAGAGGCCTGATGCTAGGTTGCTCCAAGGAGGGAAAGTCAGGTTATAAGCCACCTAGGAACGGGAGAGCAGCCCCCATGTTAGAGAACTTCAAGCCAGTGAAAATCAGGGGAAGCATAAgcagtggggggctggggggagggggagaggggcaacCATGAAGGACCCAAAGAGTCAAAAGAGAGGCATGAATGTCTAATCCCTGCTCTTTCCCAGACCTGGAGCAAGTCTCATAAGTGTCTGACTTGAATACTTTTTGGCATGGGGTGGCCTCTGAATTTGTAAAGTgctttataatccttttttagGTTTTAATACTGACCTACCTCACTGGGCAGTTTGAGTGTTAATTAATTGTAACAGCTTCAGGGTGGATTGAGTGGGTGTCACTTAACACTCTGTGTGCCAGTCTCCTCAGCTGTAATCCTGACCTCTCCTTCCATAGTGGCtgttcagaggaagaaaaaagggacCATGAATTATTTTACAGCtataagaattataaaactaTCATTAATAATATAGCAATCAGAAGTCTTCCTTGAAAGGACTTATCCAATCTTATAGTTAGAGTGATGCTTTATGTGCAATGAGACAGGAAAGAAtcctacttttattttcctaaaagcaGTTGGTTATCTTTATGCATGTTTATGTCCCTGCAGGCCAAAACACTAAACTGAAGGAGGGAGACCAATGAATTGACAGTAACAGTAATATTGGACTTGAGAGTCTAAGACTTGGAGTGGAACCTTGGCTCTACCATGTAAAGGCTGGCTGAGCTTAGTCAAGTTACAGGCCttctgtttcagtttcttcattataAGGTAAGAGAGTGAAGCTTGAGGCCTTCAAATGTCCCTGATATATCTAATGCCCACGTGTCCATGAAACCCACACCTAGGGAAGCTGtgaaccaaaggaaaaaaaaggagattcaGGTTAGGCTGGCATTTTGCTTCTGTCTATGAGGAGGTGTATCTAGGGTGGCGAGGAACAGTTTTGGATGTGAGCAGGGAAGCAGGCTATGGAACCATATACCTCAGTCAGGCTGTCTCCGGAAGGTCTCATTATCTGAAGAGTACTTCATTATTTGTTAGGTACTTCCAAAActgaaatttcaaatataaatgtgaaaagatTCCAGAAGCAACTCTGTATGATTTGTAGATTATATACTCCAAGGCTTTAGTtccaaaatatcacaaaataaaaagaaaaacctgtctCTGATGGTCaggtagaaaaatataatgaaataaaaataaattaataaaaaggggggaaaaaaagaaaaatctttttgagATAGTTCCTGTCTCAATTGTATGACTTAACAGCTATGTAATTCTCTGCATTAAGACTCACTCTCAGTCATGGGCACCAATAAAGCCTCCATCATGGGAtggttgtgagggttaaatgaacaTTAACGTATGTGTGTGTTTCACAAAACAGCAAGAGCTATAATCAATTTCCTATATTCCTCCccagaaaatgaggaagaaatggagCCTATGAACGTCTTTTAAGAGTGGATGTTGATACTTAATTGGTCTGCAAAATTCCTCTCCCCTGGAGAAAACAAACACCTCACCAAAGGCAGAAGACACCCACCCCCCCTCTCCCCATGAGCTGGAAATGGGAGTCGGGATTCTGATACAAACGAAGAAGCGGAAGAGATTCCAAATTTCGAGAGGTCAGGACGTTTACTTGGGATTATAGGGAATCACGGACAAACCTCAATTATTATGATAAAGGtgggagaaaaatgtttttcagtggGGCTTAGGTCTAAAGCATACATAGGTGGGTATAAGAAAcaggagggggaaaaggaaaaatcctTATCCCCGGAGAGCGAATGGGTTTGGTGCCTTGACCAGTCTGGTGGCGACAGGGATGGGAACAAATTTGGGTAGGGAAGAGCATACAGTGATGACGAAGATGGGGGGACTCTGCAGAGACAAAGACGAGGAATATGGGGAGCCAGAGACGGTGCTGGAGGCTGGTCCCCCGGGTGGGGAGAACAGCGTTGCTCACGGAGACAGCGGCAGACTGGCGGTGAGGCTGGCGCCGAGGCACCCGCGAGGTCAGAGGAAAGAGGCTCGCCCCGAGatcccggccccgcccctgctcACCTTGCCAGTTGCGCAGGGCCTCCGACTTCAGTGAGAGGCCCGAGGGCGCCAGGGGCGGCTGCAGCAGGAACAGGCGGGGCCCGGACACCAGCAGCGAGAGCAGCGCAGTGAAGAAGGTGGCGGATGGCACCTCGGGACACAAGCACCAGGTACGACACCCGGGCCCCGAGGCCGCCATGACAGCCATCGTTTCCGCGCTCCCGCCTCGCCAACTGCAGCAGGTCCTCAGCTACTTCCGCCGCCCTGCGGCTGTTTCCCCTAGCAACAGCGGTGGAGTCGGCCGGAAGACCCGCCTCCTTTGGGCCCCGCCCCTCTCCGAGATGCCCAATCAGATCGCGCGAACCGGCCCTCCCCCGCGCACGCGGGAATCCGGGAGGCGTGGTCGGTGGCCAGTGGCTGTAGCATTCTTAGTGTCGTAGCATTCCTGAGTGCCACTTGGGTTGCCTCGGCGTCTTGGGCATTCCCGCTCTAGATagctaattattattgtttttattgtttttattgctttttgagacagagtctcactctgtcacctagactagagtgctgtggcttcagcctagctcactgcaacctcaaactcctgggcttaagcaatcctgctgcctcagcctcccgagcagctgggactacaggcatgcgccaccatgcctggctaatttttttctatatatttttagttggccaattaatttctttctatttttagtatagatggggtcttgctcttgctggggctggtttcacactcctgactttgagcgatcctcccttcagggcctcccagagtgctaggattacaggcatgagcaaccgcGCCTGGCCTAGGTAGCTAATGATTATTGTGCCTTAGGTTCACAGAGCCCTTTTATACCACACCCCCATCTATGTTCATCCCCTTTACaccaaagaggaaactgaggtctagggAAATCCCTGAGCAATTCAGCTAAATGGCAAAGACAGAATTGGAGAAGGAGCAGGAGACGGGGGAGGGATTCTATTGAATGGATTGAAGACTTAGGGATGCAATAGAGCACCTTCATAATCAAGGTCTGCTTCAGCACTTTACAGTTCTTTAGCCAGAAGAACTGCTGTTTGAGGTATACAACTGGAATATGGTGTCCCTGACTACAGGTGCTGCCAAAGGGGAAgtacttgcccaagatcaccagTAGGAAGCGGTAGGACTAGGATTTGAATCCGGGTTTGCTGATCCCAATGTTCTGCCCTTTTCACTATTTCCCTCAAACATCCTGCCCACTACCTGTATGTATATTTGATATGAGGCCGCAGAGGCTACTGAAAACTAAACAAATGCTTCATTCTCTGTGCTGGATATTGTCCATTTGCCCCTCAGATCCATTCTCCGCCAGCCCTACTCTACTTCCCTCCCTTCTGCAGGCAGTGCGTGTGTCCCCAGCTTGGGCTCCTGTCACCCTCCTCCACAGCTCTAGCTCCACTGAGTTCTGTTACCAccatttcctccctttctccttctgacTTGAGGTGCTCCGCATGGTTTCATCCTCCAGGGGACTGGCTTAGGTTTCTTCATAGGGTGGTCTCAGGGAAGCAAAAGGGGAAAGGACCAATGTGCAAGCACTTTCCACACCTTGGCTTAGATCACATTTGCTaatgtcccattggccaaaggAGTCACAGGACCAGAGCCATTGTGGGAGGGGACTACACATAGTGGAGGGACGCTTAATTCATTGGGAGTCATTATTGTAATAATCTACCACAGGCCCCATTCAGGGGCCctgttttaatgtaaattttattattatttagatttGGAAaggccaacagatcaggagaTGGCTGCCATTGGGATCACGGATCCCAAGAGAAGGGGACATACCATAGGGAGGCCACATGGAGAAGCACCAGGGTTGgtcaagaggcagaattggggtaCATTGTGGGAAAGAGCTTTTATTGTGGTTTCCAAAGAAAGGAACAGACAAGGCAGTGTAAGCAGGCCTAAGCTTTGTTATTTTGAATAACTTCTTAGGCTATGGGGCTAAGGGGATGTGAGGAGATCACACTGCAAGTAGtggaagagccaggatttgaacctgagtCTCTAGGCCTCTAACATTGTTCCATTTCTACTACTATACACATCTCCATCACAGCAGATGCAACATGGTATTTAAGTCCCATTTATGTATCTGTCTCCATTCCCAGACTGTGATTTTCATGAGGTCAGGGTCATGTAGGATCTTGCACATAGTAGGCTCCCAGGAAATGTCTGGAAGGGATTAAGGAATGAGCATTCTTTGAATCCTTTGGCTTCAGGCATAAGTTCTTAATCTTTTTGGTCATGTCTGTTGAAACCTAGGGACACCTCTTGAGaacaatgctttttaaatgtataaaatacaatACGTTGAATTACCAAGGGAACCTAtggctttcaaaatattaataaaaaccaagTTGTGATATAGTACCATATGTGCTTCTTGATGGATGCATTGATTAGCAAGACGTAACAGCAGGTCTGGTGGCTACCATAATTTTGAAGTGGGgatgtgcatatttattttttgagtttttggCAACTGGAATGTGATATGAACATTCTGTGATTTCTATTGGTGACAAAGTTACCAATTATGCTAATAGGGCCATGTTGGTTACCTAAATCCCTAATGGATGGGAATGCTAAAGTTCAGTTAGCAGTTACCTTAATCCTGCTGATGACACAGCAGTGGGTATGAAAAACAAATGAGGTTTTACTCAACCGGAAGCAAAACAGGGATCAGGACTATAGTGGAGCAGCTGGAAAAAGCAAACGGGAACTTGAGCTGTTCTCACCAAAAGCAGGGGCttggaaagaggaaggaggtggcAGTTCCATCTTCTCTGTGTCAGCCATGCCAGGCCACCTCAGGAGTTCTGGGTCTGTTTCTAGATACACACTCTAAAAAAAGAGGTAGGCAAACTGGGAGCTTGTACAGCAAAAAGTGACCAGGACTGGGGACAGAGGGGGAACTTGAAATGATGTCAGATGAGGAACAAttgtagagaccagggatgcttCAGGAGTAGCTTCAGGAGTCCTGGCCACTGGCTGCTACTGTCTGAAGGGCTGTGCAGGAGGGGAGTAGATTGACTCTGTGCTACTCCAGAAGGGAGAGCTAAAACAGAAAGGTAGCAACAACAGGGAGACACACTTGACTTAAGAAAGAACTTTCTGACCGTTTGGGTTGCCCATCCATGGAGTGAGCTGCCTGTTATTAGAGGTGTGCAAGCAGAGGCTGTCTGGGGACTCCCTGAGAAGGCTGAAGAGATGTCCAAGCATCAGGTTGGAGGCTGAACTAGatgccttttaaaatctttttggaTCCTCCTTTCTAAGactccaaaaacaaacacaaatgcacATGGAGGATTGATACATTTACCACTAGGGCTTTGGGGATCATTGCATTTGGTTTCTTGGCAGAATGAGAGTTGGGGCAACGGCACATGTCCTACAGCCAAGGGCTGTGCATTCTAATGGAGGATCACCTTACGAGAGCTGGGAGCTCTTGATTCATTCATTTGAGAAATGTTGACGTAGTGCCTCCTGTGTGGCAGGCATTGTACTGAGTGCTTTGGGTTTACAAAAGGAAGACCAGGCCCAGCCTTGTAGAGGCTTGTCTAGTGTACCAAGCACTTTCACAAAGCACCACTTATCACATTCAATTCTTATGACAAATCTGGAAACTTCACATCATCAGCTCCATTTTTAAGAGAAACTCAAAAGAGGTAAGGTGACCTGGTAAGGTCACAAACCAGAACCCACACCAGCTCACCTGCCAGTGGGTTCATGGTTCTTCCCACTGCACCAGGGACTTGTAAACACTGGCTGTGGATCCACAGGGCCCCACGACCCACCCACACTATGTGGTTCCACTTCCCAacttggggagggagagggggaaccTGGCATTTACAACTGAGTCAttgtataaaggaaaaaatgggggtgggaggatgagGCTATGACACATCTGCTTGAGTAATTGGAGAATGGAcaatttatatatgaattatgACATGTATTTAAATTCATGTCCTGGAAAATTATAGACCAAAACCTCTTTTGAAGCAAATAGGCCTACATACTGTAGAGTGGGACAAGCAACGGGCCACAAACTGAACTAATCATGATGAAGCTAAATGGATGGCAGTTTATGGTATGAAAACACAAGCAGCGTAATCGAAGAGTTGAACCCAGGCAGCGAAGGCACCAATTCTGTGTTTGTGAGCATGTGCACTAGAACTCTCGCAAGGTAGCCAGCCCTCTTAGAAAGTATTCTCAGTGGCAGAAATGTGCTGCTTTCAATTTGAGTCTAAACCTGTATAATCCTTTATAGTTCAGAAGGTTCTAAATAGGCAACCctggctaggcgcagtggctcatgcctgtaatcccagcactttgggaggccaaggtggaaagatcacttgagaaCAGGAGTTGGAGACTCCTACCAACAtgacaagaccccatctctataaaaaaatagaaaagttggctgggcatggtgacatgtgcctgtggtcccagctactcaagaggctgagacaggaggatcccttgatcccaggagtttgaggttgcactgagctatgatgacaccactgcactctagcctgggcaaacagagtgagacccttctcaaaaataaataactcttatttaaaaaaaggacttGTATGTGGAATTGGTAGTAATTCATCCATAAAGACTGAAGT contains:
- the RHBDD2 gene encoding rhomboid domain-containing protein 2 isoform X1 is translated as MAVMAASGPGCRTWCLCPEVPSATFFTALLSLLVSGPRLFLLQPPLAPSGLSLKSEALRNWQVYRLVTYIFVYENPISLLCGAIIIWRFAGNFERTVGTVRHCFFTLIFAICSAIIFLSFEAVSSLSKLGEVEDARGFTPVAFAMLGVTSVRSRMRRALVFGVVVPSVLVPWLLLGASWLIPQTSFLSNVCGLSIGLAYGLTYCYSLDLSERVALKLDQKFPFSLMRRISMFKYVSGSSAERRAAQSRKLNPVPGSYPTQSCHPHLSSSHPITQMQHASGQKLASWPTCTPGHMPNLPPYQPASGLCYVQNHFGPNPNSSSVYPASAVTSLGVQPPAPVSCPGTVYSGALGTPGAAGSKESSRVPIP